From the Tenacibaculum dicentrarchi genome, the window GGATTTTCACCTCAACAAACACGTAAATTTGTGTATTATTTTGCTAAAAATACCAATGCTAGTTATATCCATATTTGCGAAGGAGCACCTTCGGTTATACAAGATCCTTCAGCGGTAAATCAAGTTGGGAAATTTATTAGTTATTTAATTACTGATTTTATAAAAGCACAAAAACAGGATTAAAGACTGATTTTAAAAGTAATTTACGGCACGATAATTGCCTTCGAAAAACAACAACCTTAGTAAAAAAATTTAACCGCATATTAATTATGAAAAAAATACACATTTTAGCTGTATCAATTGCAATTTCTTTATTTGGATGCAAAAATAACGACCATAAAAATAATCAAGAAAACATCATAAAAAAAGAAGCTGTAAAAATGGTTGATAGTCATAGTTCTGAAATTTCTTTAGATTGGAATGGAACATATCATAGTTTTTTTCCTTGTGCTAGTTGCCCCGGTATTTTGACCACAGTAAAATTGAATAATGATAAAACGTTTGAAAAATCAGACTTGTATTTAGGAACTGAAAATGGTTATTTTAATAGCAAAGGAACTTTTTCTTTTACTGAAGATGGCGGAAAAATTATCTTAAAACCAGAAAAATCTTCAGTAAAAGAAACGATAATATACAGCATCGGAGAAAATAGATTGACTTTATTAGATAAAGATGGACAAGAAACGATTTCTGAATTTGCGGAAATGTACACGTTAAAAAAAGCATTAAATACCCCTGTTGATTTTTCAAATAAAGTAATAAAGGGGTTTCTTACTTTCGGGCATGAAGTTGCTTCTTTTAGACCTTGTGGTACTGAAAACTCTTATTGGATTGTTGACCCAAGTAATAAATTAAGAGCACTTTACCAAAATCAAATCGACAAAAAAAACACACCTTACACTCCTGTAATAGCTGAACTTAATGTAAAAAACCTAGGGAAAGCTACAGAAGGTTTTGCTGAACAATATGAAAGTATTTTAGAAACGATAGCTATTAAATCGGTAACAGCTATTACTCCTGAAAACTATTGTAAATAATATTTTTTTAAGTAAACAAAGCTCAAAATATTTTGAGCTTTAAAGTTAAACATTATTTTGAATCACTTATGAATAATAATGATGCTATAAAAGAGGAATTCAAAGAAATGGATTCCTTACTTTTTGAGGTAGAAAAAGAATTTATCCAAATTAAAAAACACCATAAAAAGCTTAAAAAATTGATACAAAAAACAAAAATATTAGAAGAGTTTTACTTTTCTGAAAAATGGATGAAAAATAGAGATTTACTTACTAAATCATCTAAAAATAATACTGAACCAAACTCTTTTTATTCAGCTAGTGAGGATGCAATTTGGAATTTGTCACAAAGTTTGCATACTGAAAAAATAAAAATTCTTAAAACAATTACCAAAACGCTTTAATTCTGCAAAAAATTAAACAAGCTCTTAGTAATGTCGTTTTATATTTCTTAAATTTGGTGAAAAATTGAAAGGAAATACCTCTATTATCCTATATAATTTGACTAAAACAAACCAATGACAAACGAAACATTTGGAGCTTATTACTATGAAACTAAATCGCCTACAGTATTTAAAAGTGATTCTAATCAACTTTACTTTTTTCAATCTTTTATAGGAAATCATACTATTGATGTAGAACTTGGAGACTGCATATATTATTTTGATGATGATTTAAAATTTGCTAAAGTTAAAAAAGGTCCTTGCAAAATTAAATCTATTCATTTAGCAACTATAATACGTGGTTATATGCCTCCTGAAGCATCTATATCAATGGAAGGAGTTACTACTTTACCATACGTAAATGGCTGTTCTACAAAACAATTATTTCCTCCGATAAGACTAGGAGATCCTACATTACAATACTTAAAAATGCCAGCTTTTAGTAAAGAGCAAGAGCATCATATTCATTCAACTGTTAGAGTTGTTTTAATTATTGAAGGATATGGAAAAAGTATTGTCGGTATTGAAAATAAAAATATAATTACGGAGTTAAAACCTGGTTCTGTTTGTGTTCTTGAACCAATGTGCCCACATCATTTTGAAACAGACACAGAAAAACCTTTAATTGCAATTCCTTTACATATTTTTTCTTCTGTTGGAGCAATAGAAAAAAACCACCCTATGTTTAATGGTACTATTATGATTTAAAAAATGAGCAACGAAAATATTGATAGAATTATTAATGCATTTCTTAAAGATTTTAATGAAATGTGTAAAACTAAAAAAAGAGATTTCCTGATTAGAGAAAAAATAGTTAATTATGAATCGGGTACTTACTCTAAAAAACAGATAAAATATAATGTAACTTATAAAGTAAGCCGTAAGAAAAATATATGGATTATAGAAGCTATAAATGGATTTTGGTTTTTTAAAAAGAAATTTTTACTGCTTCAAATTACTACAAAAGGTGAAAAATTAAATTTCTCAGGACTTTATACACACTCTTTTAAAGATTTTGAAAAATCATTATTAGAAGATAAGCTAAAAATATATTTAAATACTTGCAAAAAAATACGTCATGATGCCTTTGTCAAATCTTAATAGTATTTACTATTTATCTAAAAAACAATTATTCAATAGTAAAGAAATTAAGAAAAAAGCAAATCCTATTTACTTGCAGAGTTGTCTATTTTTTGGTGCTACTTTAATTGACCGTACAAAAAATTTAGATTCTGGAATTGATTTTACCATTTTAG encodes:
- a CDS encoding copper resistance protein NlpE codes for the protein MKKIHILAVSIAISLFGCKNNDHKNNQENIIKKEAVKMVDSHSSEISLDWNGTYHSFFPCASCPGILTTVKLNNDKTFEKSDLYLGTENGYFNSKGTFSFTEDGGKIILKPEKSSVKETIIYSIGENRLTLLDKDGQETISEFAEMYTLKKALNTPVDFSNKVIKGFLTFGHEVASFRPCGTENSYWIVDPSNKLRALYQNQIDKKNTPYTPVIAELNVKNLGKATEGFAEQYESILETIAIKSVTAITPENYCK
- a CDS encoding DUF4298 domain-containing protein; amino-acid sequence: MNNNDAIKEEFKEMDSLLFEVEKEFIQIKKHHKKLKKLIQKTKILEEFYFSEKWMKNRDLLTKSSKNNTEPNSFYSASEDAIWNLSQSLHTEKIKILKTITKTL